The Salegentibacter mishustinae genome includes a window with the following:
- a CDS encoding response regulator, producing the protein MGQKVELACIIDDDKIYVNLVKKIIEIKKLSKNLLIFKNGREALDHFKLILENATEDVLPDIIFLDINMPVMDGWEFLNEFIKIKNNFEKKITLYVVSSSIDPRDLERAKSFNLVTDYLIKPIELKKFEKIFDRNGNAAA; encoded by the coding sequence ATGGGGCAAAAAGTAGAATTGGCGTGTATTATTGACGATGACAAAATATACGTGAACCTGGTAAAGAAGATTATTGAAATAAAAAAACTTTCAAAAAATCTTCTAATTTTCAAAAACGGTAGGGAAGCTTTAGATCATTTTAAATTGATCCTGGAAAACGCTACCGAAGACGTACTACCCGACATTATCTTTCTTGATATTAATATGCCGGTTATGGATGGCTGGGAATTTCTAAATGAATTTATTAAGATAAAGAATAACTTCGAAAAGAAGATCACACTTTACGTAGTAAGCTCTTCTATAGATCCTAGAGATCTGGAACGTGCAAAATCTTTTAACCTGGTTACAGATTACTTAATCAAACCGATAGAATTAAAGAAATTCGAGAAGATCTTTGACCGCAACGGGAACGCCGCCGCTTAA
- a CDS encoding 5-formyltetrahydrofolate cyclo-ligase produces MNKAELRKKYKALRLELSEDKIEALSLEIANQLLQLPVWQKEFYHLFLSITEQKEIDTENILHILQGKDKNVVLSKTNIKEHKLEHFLLTDSSVIKKNRWNIPEPEGGIPIAPSQIDVVFVPLLAFDEQGHRIGYGKGFYDNFLSECKADVIKIGLSFFEAEPEFNEVFSTDIPLDYCVTPNKLYSFKN; encoded by the coding sequence ATGAATAAAGCCGAATTACGAAAAAAATACAAAGCTTTACGTTTAGAGCTTTCCGAAGATAAAATAGAAGCGCTTAGCCTGGAAATTGCCAATCAATTACTTCAATTACCGGTTTGGCAAAAAGAATTTTATCACCTCTTTCTAAGTATTACTGAACAGAAAGAAATTGATACCGAAAACATTTTACATATTCTCCAGGGAAAAGATAAAAACGTGGTGCTATCTAAAACCAATATCAAGGAACATAAACTGGAACATTTTTTACTTACCGATAGCAGCGTGATTAAAAAAAATAGATGGAATATTCCTGAACCTGAAGGCGGTATTCCTATCGCTCCATCACAAATAGATGTGGTTTTTGTCCCGCTTTTAGCTTTTGACGAGCAGGGACATCGCATTGGCTATGGTAAGGGTTTTTACGATAATTTTCTTAGCGAATGTAAAGCAGATGTAATCAAAATCGGGCTTTCATTTTTTGAAGCCGAACCCGAATTTAATGAAGTTTTTAGCACCGACATTCCCTTGGATTATTGCGTTACGCCAAATAAATTATATAGCTTTAAAAATTAG
- a CDS encoding lipoprotein signal peptidase → MSLKKASVIIVLVLLIDQISKFYIKTNFSLGEEVPVFDWFRILFVENEGMAWGTKIPGEYGKLFLTLFRLVAIVGIGYWLWDSVRKNGSRILITAIALIFAGAFGNIIDSVFYGIIFNDSYGQVAEFMPAQGGYGTLFHGKVVDMLYFPLWQGNLPEWIPFWGGNYFTFFEPVFNIADTAISAGVILLLLFNKRAFPKEEDKKENN, encoded by the coding sequence ATGTCCTTAAAAAAAGCGAGTGTTATAATCGTTTTGGTACTTTTAATAGACCAAATTTCAAAATTTTATATCAAAACAAATTTTTCGCTTGGCGAGGAAGTTCCGGTTTTTGATTGGTTCAGGATTTTATTTGTAGAGAACGAAGGTATGGCCTGGGGAACCAAGATCCCGGGGGAATACGGAAAACTTTTCCTTACGCTTTTTAGATTGGTGGCCATTGTTGGTATTGGTTACTGGTTATGGGATTCGGTTAGAAAAAATGGTTCCCGAATTTTAATTACCGCAATAGCCTTAATCTTCGCAGGTGCTTTTGGTAATATTATAGACTCTGTTTTTTACGGGATTATCTTTAACGATAGCTATGGCCAGGTTGCCGAATTTATGCCGGCACAAGGCGGCTACGGCACCTTGTTTCACGGTAAGGTGGTAGATATGCTTTACTTCCCACTATGGCAGGGCAATTTGCCTGAATGGATTCCCTTCTGGGGCGGAAATTATTTCACTTTCTTCGAGCCGGTATTCAATATTGCCGATACCGCAATTAGCGCGGGTGTAATTTTACTGCTGCTTTTTAATAAGCGTGCTTTCCCAAAAGAAGAAGATAAAAAAGAAAATAATTAA
- the rimK gene encoding 30S ribosomal protein S6--L-glutamate ligase, with the protein MKIKILSRNSHLYSTKRLVEAATKRKHDVEVVDPLKCDIVIEKRKPNIYYKGGYIEGVDAVIPRIGASVTFYGTAVVRQFEMMGAFTTTDSEALVRSRDKLRSLQVLSRAKIGLPKTVFTNYSRDVSGVIKQVGGTPLVIKLLEGTQGVGVVLAETKNAAESVIEAFNGLQARVIVQEFIKEAKGGDIRAFVVDGHVVGAMKRQGKEGEFRSNLHRGGTAEVVELTDEEEIAAVKATKAMGLGVAGVDMLQSARGPLILEVNSSPGLEGIEKATGKDIAKSIIRYIERNV; encoded by the coding sequence ATGAAAATAAAAATCCTTTCGCGTAACAGCCACCTTTACTCTACCAAACGTCTTGTAGAAGCCGCTACTAAACGCAAACACGACGTAGAAGTAGTAGATCCTTTAAAATGCGATATTGTTATTGAAAAACGCAAACCAAACATTTATTATAAAGGTGGATATATAGAAGGTGTAGATGCGGTAATTCCAAGAATTGGTGCTTCAGTAACCTTTTATGGTACTGCAGTAGTGCGACAATTTGAGATGATGGGCGCATTTACCACCACAGATTCTGAAGCTTTAGTAAGAAGTCGTGACAAACTTAGAAGTTTACAGGTTCTTTCCCGTGCTAAAATTGGACTGCCAAAAACGGTTTTCACCAATTACTCCCGGGATGTTTCAGGAGTTATTAAACAAGTTGGAGGTACACCTTTAGTAATAAAATTATTAGAAGGAACCCAGGGCGTTGGTGTTGTTTTAGCCGAAACAAAAAATGCTGCTGAATCTGTCATTGAAGCTTTTAATGGCCTACAGGCCCGGGTAATTGTACAAGAGTTCATCAAAGAAGCTAAAGGCGGAGACATTAGAGCTTTTGTTGTAGATGGTCACGTAGTTGGAGCCATGAAGAGACAGGGTAAAGAAGGGGAGTTTAGGTCTAATCTTCACCGTGGCGGTACGGCAGAAGTTGTTGAACTTACCGATGAAGAAGAAATTGCTGCTGTAAAGGCTACTAAAGCAATGGGGCTCGGTGTGGCCGGTGTAGATATGCTGCAAAGTGCTCGAGGGCCACTAATCCTGGAAGTAAATTCTTCTCCTGGCTTAGAAGGTATTGAAAAAGCTACCGGTAAAGATATTGCAAAATCCATAATAAGATATATAGAACGGAACGTCTAG
- a CDS encoding succinylglutamate desuccinylase/aspartoacylase family protein, whose amino-acid sequence MAKITSDNVLEILGEKVKPGKSATINFNMAKLYTTTSVEVPVIIERSKKPGPVVLITAGIHGDEINGVEIVRQIISKGINRPQKGTVICIPVVNIFGFLNLRREFPDGRDLNRMFPGTKHGSLASRFAFQFVKKILPLANFCLDFHTGGASRFNAPQIRVKRGDEQSLKYARIFSAPFTIHSKTITKSYRETCAKKGIPVLLFEGGKSQDSNKDVAKHGVEGAMRILSFLEMLNPKFEYPDAIGETVVIENTNWMRAKYSGLLHIKIPCGKHVEKGEYIGTITDPYGKFRHKIKAVNTGYVININESPIVYQGDAIFHISAPPKDE is encoded by the coding sequence ATGGCAAAAATAACCAGTGACAATGTTTTGGAAATCCTGGGAGAGAAGGTAAAGCCGGGAAAAAGTGCCACTATTAATTTTAATATGGCCAAGCTGTACACCACTACCTCGGTAGAGGTACCCGTTATTATTGAACGTTCTAAAAAGCCTGGCCCAGTGGTTTTAATAACTGCAGGAATTCACGGCGATGAAATTAATGGGGTAGAAATTGTTCGGCAAATTATCTCCAAAGGAATCAATAGGCCTCAAAAAGGAACCGTTATTTGTATTCCCGTGGTTAATATTTTTGGATTTCTGAACTTACGCCGGGAATTTCCCGATGGGCGCGACCTCAACAGGATGTTCCCCGGAACTAAACACGGCTCTCTTGCCAGTAGATTTGCATTCCAGTTTGTAAAAAAAATATTACCCCTGGCTAACTTTTGCCTTGATTTTCATACCGGCGGCGCCAGCAGGTTTAACGCACCACAAATAAGGGTAAAGCGAGGCGATGAGCAAAGCCTAAAATACGCACGTATTTTTAGCGCTCCATTTACCATACACTCTAAGACCATTACAAAATCTTATCGGGAGACCTGTGCGAAAAAAGGAATTCCTGTTCTACTTTTTGAAGGAGGAAAATCTCAAGACAGCAATAAAGACGTAGCCAAACACGGCGTAGAAGGTGCTATGCGAATTTTGAGTTTCCTGGAAATGTTAAATCCTAAATTTGAGTATCCAGATGCTATTGGGGAAACCGTTGTAATTGAAAATACTAATTGGATGCGCGCCAAATACAGCGGGCTTTTACATATAAAAATCCCCTGCGGAAAACACGTAGAAAAAGGAGAATATATAGGCACTATTACCGATCCTTACGGGAAATTCAGGCATAAAATTAAAGCGGTTAATACAGGATATGTGATTAATATTAACGAGTCTCCTATTGTGTACCAGGGTGATGCCATTTTTCATATTTCAGCACCACCAAAAGATGAATAA
- a CDS encoding sensor histidine kinase, giving the protein MLNDLQLNSILEDFDIAYWKINLLNKEVTWSEHFNTLVGNPEFSESYFDFFLKEILHQDYRYDFRVYFDKLTEENEAFSIELKLKLNNGKYRWFECRNLKNKENNRETAVLLFVNIHQSKRDQYTIEENFFYYRETAQMTNTGGWYIDTINKNIYWDNVTKKIVDCPLDYQPPYEEHFKFYAPEEHPTVISAFEKCEKYGIPFKVELKMRNLYHQDFWVRATGKPVYNEEQEIIGIRGVFQDINEQKVNELNLQNSLDIIATQNSRLFNFAHIVSHNLRSHSSNLCLIVELLKDAKTNKDKIELIPNVTDISENLDSAINQLNEIVNKQSILRKERRIVSFEKALSGVIASTSSLINRENAKIVAEFHALKEISYIPEYLESILLNLITNAIKYKHPGRKPVIYIQTYIKNETQFLEVSDNGLGIDLDQYGDKMFGMYKTFHENLDSRGIGLFITKNQVEALGGSISVTSTIDVGTTFKIKF; this is encoded by the coding sequence ATGCTAAACGACCTTCAATTAAACAGTATTCTTGAAGATTTTGATATCGCTTATTGGAAGATTAATCTTCTAAATAAAGAGGTAACCTGGTCAGAACATTTCAATACCCTCGTTGGAAATCCCGAATTTTCTGAATCCTATTTTGATTTTTTCCTGAAAGAAATTTTGCATCAGGACTATCGCTACGACTTCAGAGTATATTTCGATAAATTGACCGAAGAAAATGAAGCTTTCAGTATTGAGCTTAAACTCAAACTTAACAATGGGAAATACCGTTGGTTTGAATGCCGAAACCTTAAAAACAAAGAGAACAACAGGGAAACAGCTGTACTGTTATTTGTTAATATTCACCAAAGCAAGCGCGACCAGTATACTATTGAAGAAAATTTCTTCTATTATCGGGAAACCGCACAAATGACCAATACCGGCGGCTGGTATATAGATACGATAAACAAGAATATTTATTGGGATAATGTTACCAAAAAGATTGTAGACTGCCCCCTGGATTACCAGCCACCTTATGAAGAACATTTTAAATTTTATGCCCCAGAGGAACACCCAACAGTAATTTCTGCTTTTGAAAAATGCGAGAAATATGGGATTCCGTTTAAAGTAGAATTAAAAATGCGGAATCTTTATCACCAAGATTTTTGGGTGCGTGCTACCGGAAAACCGGTGTATAACGAAGAACAGGAGATCATAGGAATTCGCGGTGTCTTCCAGGACATTAATGAGCAGAAAGTCAACGAACTGAATTTACAGAATTCCCTGGATATTATCGCTACTCAAAATTCCAGGCTATTTAATTTTGCCCACATTGTTTCACATAATTTGCGCTCCCACAGCAGCAATCTTTGTTTAATTGTAGAATTGCTTAAAGATGCTAAAACCAACAAAGATAAAATTGAATTAATCCCGAATGTGACCGATATTTCTGAAAATTTGGATTCAGCAATAAATCAGTTAAACGAGATTGTAAATAAACAATCAATTTTACGCAAAGAACGCCGAATTGTTTCTTTTGAAAAAGCCTTAAGTGGGGTAATAGCTTCAACTTCATCTTTAATAAATCGAGAAAATGCAAAAATCGTAGCTGAATTCCACGCACTAAAAGAAATTAGCTATATACCTGAGTATCTTGAAAGTATTTTACTAAATTTAATCACAAATGCTATAAAATATAAACATCCTGGTAGAAAACCGGTAATTTATATTCAGACCTATATTAAGAACGAAACTCAATTTTTGGAGGTTAGTGATAATGGGTTAGGCATTGACCTGGATCAATATGGTGACAAGATGTTTGGGATGTATAAAACCTTTCATGAGAACCTGGATTCACGAGGAATTGGACTTTTTATTACAAAAAACCAGGTGGAGGCACTTGGCGGTTCAATCTCGGTAACCAGCACTATAGATGTAGGCACTACATTTAAGATTAAGTTTTAA
- a CDS encoding TraR/DksA family transcriptional regulator, with protein MATEVKERYSDAELAEFKALIKGKIAKAQEQLEIYQNAYKNDGNNGTDDTSPTFKAFEEGSETMSKEANSQLAIRQEKFIRDLKNALNRIENKTYGICRVTGKLIAKERLKLVPHATLSIEAKNMQK; from the coding sequence ATGGCAACTGAAGTAAAAGAACGGTATAGCGATGCCGAATTAGCTGAGTTTAAGGCCCTGATTAAAGGCAAAATCGCGAAGGCGCAGGAGCAATTGGAGATTTATCAGAATGCTTATAAAAATGATGGAAACAACGGTACCGATGATACCTCTCCTACATTTAAGGCTTTTGAGGAAGGTAGTGAAACGATGAGTAAGGAAGCGAACTCTCAATTGGCTATTAGACAGGAAAAGTTTATTCGTGACCTCAAAAATGCATTAAACCGTATTGAGAATAAAACCTACGGAATATGCCGTGTAACCGGGAAATTAATTGCAAAAGAGCGTTTAAAACTGGTGCCGCACGCAACATTAAGTATTGAAGCTAAAAATATGCAGAAATAA